One segment of Deltaproteobacteria bacterium GWC2_65_14 DNA contains the following:
- a CDS encoding enoyl-CoA hydratase — MYSVGQSAEMTKVFTEEDIFLFAGITGDRNPVHISKEYAEKTRFGERIAHGILTAGLISAVIGMKLPGPGCLYLSQTLSFLAPVKIGDEITARAEIVEVISEKRLRLRTQCINQRNEVVLEGEAIIVPPRPVRGKQGNS, encoded by the coding sequence ATGTACTCCGTGGGCCAGTCTGCCGAGATGACCAAGGTCTTCACCGAGGAGGACATCTTCCTCTTCGCGGGGATCACCGGCGACCGGAACCCGGTCCACATCTCGAAGGAATATGCGGAGAAGACCCGGTTCGGGGAGCGGATCGCGCACGGGATCCTGACCGCGGGTCTGATCTCCGCGGTGATCGGGATGAAGCTCCCGGGGCCCGGATGCCTCTACCTGTCGCAGACCCTTTCGTTTCTCGCCCCTGTGAAAATCGGGGACGAGATCACGGCGCGGGCGGAAATCGTGGAGGTGATCTCCGAGAAGCGGCTCCGGCTCAGGACGCAGTGCATCAACCAGCGGAACGAAGTGGTGCTCGAAGGCGAGGCGATTATCGTTCCCCCGCGGCCGGTGCGGGGAAAACAGGGAAACTCTTGA
- a CDS encoding ABC transporter ATP-binding protein: MAFLEVRRIVKSFGGLKALDDVSLSVEKGEIRAIIGPNGAGKSTLFNVMTGLLAPDAGEVLFDGERISGVPPHRVTRKGIGRSFQITNIFPRMSVFENVQVALFSHHGNSRAPLSLARKYGEVADEVHAILGQVGMAEKFDTSASVLSHGDQKRLEIAITLACRPKLLMLDEPTAGMSRFESRDTIALLQKISREQGLTLVFTEHDMGIVFGISERIMVLQQGAVIADGTPAEIKADPEVRKAYLGEEIAE, translated from the coding sequence ATGGCTTTTCTCGAAGTCCGCCGCATCGTGAAGTCGTTCGGGGGCCTCAAGGCCCTCGACGACGTCTCCCTCTCCGTGGAGAAGGGGGAGATCCGCGCGATCATCGGGCCCAACGGGGCGGGGAAGTCGACCCTCTTCAACGTGATGACCGGGCTTCTCGCCCCAGACGCGGGGGAGGTGCTCTTCGACGGGGAGCGGATCTCCGGGGTCCCCCCCCACCGGGTCACCCGGAAGGGGATCGGGCGCTCCTTCCAGATCACGAACATCTTCCCCCGGATGTCGGTCTTCGAAAATGTCCAGGTGGCGCTCTTCTCCCACCACGGGAACAGCCGCGCCCCCCTCTCCCTCGCGCGGAAGTACGGGGAGGTCGCCGACGAGGTCCACGCGATCCTCGGGCAGGTCGGGATGGCGGAAAAGTTCGACACGTCGGCCTCGGTCCTCTCGCACGGGGACCAGAAGCGTCTGGAGATCGCCATCACGCTGGCCTGCCGGCCGAAGCTGCTCATGCTCGACGAGCCGACCGCGGGGATGTCCCGGTTCGAGAGCCGCGACACGATCGCCCTCCTGCAGAAGATCTCAAGGGAGCAGGGCTTGACCCTCGTCTTCACGGAGCACGACATGGGCATCGTCTTCGGAATTTCGGAAAGGATCATGGTCCTCCAGCAGGGGGCGGTGATCGCCGACGGGACGCCGGCGGAGATCAAGGCCGACCCCGAGGTGAGGAAGGCCTATCTCGGGGAGGAGATCGCGGAGTAG
- a CDS encoding ABC transporter ATP-binding protein has translation MALLEVSSIHTYYGRSHILFDVSFSVEKGEVVSLLGRNGAGKSTTFRSIIGLTPPQEGEVRFRGERISGLRPYQICRQGVGFVPEDRRCFPDLTVRENLEVAARREKEVSSPWTIERLFGLFPGLRAREKNLGSQLSGGEQQMLTIARTLMTNPDLLLLDEPSEGLAPLIVALLAEMILRIRAEGVTVLLAEQNLHFCAKVADRGYIIDKGSVKYEGKMSDLLADEEIKEKYLAV, from the coding sequence ATGGCGCTGCTGGAAGTATCCTCGATCCACACCTACTACGGGCGGAGCCACATCCTGTTCGACGTCTCCTTCTCCGTGGAGAAGGGGGAGGTGGTGAGCCTGCTGGGCCGCAACGGCGCCGGGAAGAGCACCACCTTCCGCTCGATCATCGGACTGACCCCCCCCCAGGAGGGGGAGGTGCGGTTCCGGGGCGAGCGGATCTCCGGCCTGCGGCCCTACCAGATCTGCCGCCAGGGGGTCGGGTTCGTCCCGGAGGACCGCCGCTGCTTCCCGGACCTCACCGTCCGGGAGAACCTGGAGGTGGCGGCCCGCCGGGAGAAGGAGGTCTCCTCCCCCTGGACCATAGAGCGGCTCTTCGGCCTCTTCCCCGGCCTCCGGGCCAGGGAGAAGAACCTCGGGAGCCAGCTCTCCGGAGGCGAGCAGCAGATGCTCACCATCGCCCGGACGCTGATGACCAACCCCGACCTGCTGCTCCTCGACGAGCCCTCGGAGGGGCTGGCCCCCTTGATCGTGGCCCTGCTGGCCGAGATGATCCTTCGGATCCGCGCGGAGGGGGTGACGGTCCTGCTCGCCGAGCAGAACCTCCACTTCTGCGCGAAGGTGGCCGACCGCGGATACATCATCGACAAGGGGTCGGTGAAATACGAGGGGAAGATGTCCGACCTTCTGGCCGACGAGGAGATCAAGGAGAAGTACCTCGCCGTGTAG